The Collibacillus ludicampi region CTTCAGCAATCATTCAAAAGAGAGTATTTACTCAAGAAAGCGGGGGCGGGGCTGATTGTTCGGAGCCCGCCTTCTTTCATGACTGAACCTCACGAATCCGGTGGAAGTCTCTTATTCCTGCATCGTCAGGTGGCTTGAGAGTGCCAACCGGATCGGGATGAAGTCCTGAGCGGTTTTTTTATGCTTCTGTCAGCTTCAAGATGGCTTTTCTTCTAATAAATTATAGAAGAGGGAAGCGAACGTTTCTTTTCCAACGTCAAACGAAGACGTGCCATACAAGATCGTTAAGAAAGGAGAGAGTACGATCTTAAAAAAGAACATCTATCCGGTTAAATTCATTCGAACATTGGAAGGAGGTATTGCTCATCTCTTTCTTTGCAATAACGATTTAAGATATGTAATTAAGTTCAAAAATGATCGACATGGAACCAAAGAACTGGTCAACGAGTACATTGCGAATCATTTGGCTCGACTACTTTACCTCCCAGTGGTTCCCTATAAGCGTATGTATTTAAAAAGGAATAGGATACAGTCAATCAATGAAAAGCTTAAAAAGAGATTCAAACCTGGCAATCAATATGCCAGTTTATTTATTGAAAATTGTACGGGACTCCCATACCCACTTCCCTCCTTCGAGAAAATCGAAAATCCCCATGCTCTTGCAGGAATGATTGTATTCGACCATTGGATCGATAATCCTAGCAGAGACTATAAAAATATACTTTTTGAATCTCTTCCCAAAGGACGTTATCATATCCATATGATCGATCATGGTTCTTCTTTTCCGGGAGGATATGATTGGACCGCAGAAAAACTGAAATATGGCCGGGGACATGTACACGATACGGTTGTATATCAGTGGGCTATGACATTTTTGAAGGATAGGCAACTGACTTCATTTATCAGAAGGATCACATCCTTATCGGATCAGGCAATAGTCAAAGTGATCCATTCGCTCCCGAACGATTGGAACGTTTCTCGAGAAGAGAAAGACGCTTTTGTCGCCTTTCTTTCAAAACAGAAAAAGTTATTACCTGATCTCGTATCAAAGTTCATCCGGCAATATCGGTAAAAGGCAGAAGGGTTGTGCTTCCAGAAAAAATGAAATCGGAGTGATTGTACGGGAGCAGCGGTATACCCGTTTGTGATTTGCCGGATTTATTCTGTTTTTTGGACTGGAGGATAATGGGTAGAGGAGGTTCGTTATGATCAAGAAGTTGACCGAAGCCGATCATCAGGCTGTAATTCAATATTTGTCAAAAGACTCGGAGATGAACCTCTTCATCATCAGTGATCTGGAATCGTTCGGATACCATTCGGATTTTCAAGACATTTGGGCGGATCTCGACGAAGACAGGAAGATACGCTCCGTATTACTTCGTTATTATCATACATATATTCCGTATGCACGCGGAGACTTTGATGTCACCCCCTATGTGGAGATCATCATGAAGGATGACCGGTTTGAACTGCTTCAGGGAAAAGCGGATGTTACAGAAAAGTTTGAAGTGATTCCTTCTGTGCGACATGCACAGAAACGTACGGCCTATTATGCCAAGTTGTCAGCTCTTACAAAGGCGGACGCACACTCTGGTGCTTTGTCTCAAGTAAAACGGGCAACTCTGGATGATGTGGATCGTATTTTCGAGTTGCGAAGTCAGATCGCTACGTTCATACCAAGCAAAAGCAGCCGTCATAGTTTATGGAAATCAATGGAGAAAGGAGTTTCCCGTACGTTTTATATAGAAGATGAAAAGGGTCAAATGATCTCCGCGGCATCCACAGCGGCGGAAAATTCAATGTCCGCAATGATTGTAGGGGTATGTACATTACCGGAGCATCGCCGGAAAGGACTGGCCTCTCTCTGTATGACCGTATTATGCCAAGAGTTAGTGAATGAGAAGAGAACTCCCTGCTTGTTCTACGATAATCCAAGTGCCGGCAAGATCTACAAACGTTTGGGCTTTCATGACTTCGGTTTATGGAACATGTACCGGGTTATGTGACATTTTCGTTTTATCCTTATGTAAACCGATCATCTATACTATACTTAGTAAAAAGGTTGTATTCCTATATGTGTAAAGACACATGAAACGGGCTGGAGGAATCAAATGAAAATCGTACTCGCAACTTTGAACGCGAAATATATACACTCTTCACTGGCACTGCGCTACCTGAGAGCTTACGCACGCAGGGATTTTCCCGATATCGATCTGTGTGAGTATACAATCAAGGATGTCGCCATCAATGTCGTGGCGGATATTTATAAACGGAATCCAGATGTGGTGGGATTCTCATGTTATATTTGGAACATCGAAGAAACGATCCCTATCATTCAGATGCTGCGCAAAATCAAACCGGACGTGAAAATCGTTTTGGGTGGCCCAGAGGTTTCTTATGACGTGAAGTACTGGATGGAACGGATCCCGGAGGTGGATGTGATCGTATGTAACGAAGGGGAGAAGACGTTTCATCACGTGTTGACCGAGTTTCAAGCGGAACAGCGATTGGAATTGGTTCCGGGAATCGCTTTTCGCCATCCGGAAAAAGGGATCGTTCAAAATCTGCCGCGTGAAAAGATGAATCTCGAAGAAATTCCGTCTCCATATGACGATGACGATTTGCCAACACTCGTTGATCGTATCGTCTATTTTGAATGCAGCCGCGGCTGTCCGTTTTCTTGTTCCTACTGTCTTTCCTCGATTGAAAC contains the following coding sequences:
- a CDS encoding HipA family kinase; protein product: MPYKIVKKGESTILKKNIYPVKFIRTLEGGIAHLFLCNNDLRYVIKFKNDRHGTKELVNEYIANHLARLLYLPVVPYKRMYLKRNRIQSINEKLKKRFKPGNQYASLFIENCTGLPYPLPSFEKIENPHALAGMIVFDHWIDNPSRDYKNILFESLPKGRYHIHMIDHGSSFPGGYDWTAEKLKYGRGHVHDTVVYQWAMTFLKDRQLTSFIRRITSLSDQAIVKVIHSLPNDWNVSREEKDAFVAFLSKQKKLLPDLVSKFIRQYR
- a CDS encoding GNAT family N-acetyltransferase, which gives rise to MIKKLTEADHQAVIQYLSKDSEMNLFIISDLESFGYHSDFQDIWADLDEDRKIRSVLLRYYHTYIPYARGDFDVTPYVEIIMKDDRFELLQGKADVTEKFEVIPSVRHAQKRTAYYAKLSALTKADAHSGALSQVKRATLDDVDRIFELRSQIATFIPSKSSRHSLWKSMEKGVSRTFYIEDEKGQMISAASTAAENSMSAMIVGVCTLPEHRRKGLASLCMTVLCQELVNEKRTPCLFYDNPSAGKIYKRLGFHDFGLWNMYRVM